The following nucleotide sequence is from Halomonas chromatireducens.
TTCGACCAGGTCGTCGAGAACCCCTTCGTGCTGCAACTGCTCGAGGAATCGATTAGCCTCCTGCTGCAACCGCAGGCCGCCCAGGGCGGGAAAGGCCCAGGCCATGGAGAGCGGCTCGCCGATGGGAAAGCCACGCTCGACGCCGGGGAAGAAGATGCGGTTGATGCGGAACTGGTGGTCATAGACCACGGCCGCATCGAGATTGCCACTCTCCACGCGGCTGAGCAGTTCGGCAACTTCGACTTCCGGCGATTCACGCCAGCCAAGCTCGGGAAATTCTGCCTGCAGTTCGCGTAGCGCCTGGTCGGCGCCGGAGCCGCGGATGGTGCCGATTTCCAGGCCGGCCAGGCCTTCGGGGCTCTTGACCGGGGGCAAGCCGCGCCGATAGACCAGCACTGGCTGCAGATCGAACATAGCCCGGCTGAAGATCAGCCCTTCCAGGGTCGGATCCAGGGGCAGCGTGGCGGCGCCCAGGTCCCCTTCCCGGCGCACGGTGTCGATCACGCTCATGATGTGGTGGCTGGCGTCCAGGGTGAGGCTGACCTCGAGGTGGTCGGCAAAGCGCCGCATCAGCTCGTACTCGAAGCCAGTCGGGCCATGGCGGCCTTCATAGTAGGTGGTAGGCGTGTTTCGGGTATGCACGCTGAGAAAATCCCGCTCACGCACGGCCTCGAGGAGGTCGTCTGGCGGGGTGAAGTGCCGGTAGGGTAGCAGGAACAGCATGACACCCAGCAGCAGGGCAGCAAGGCGCAGATGGTACTGCGCTTGTCGACTCATGGGTTTGGGCATTTAGGCCACGATCGGCGATGAGGGCTTTACGATAACGTTACAAGCAGCCAGTGTCATCCGCCGGATTTCGTCCCGCCCCCGCTTTCCAGTATCATGTCGGCTTTCTGCGCCGCGTATGCGGCCCCTTCCTTCGCTTGCTTCAGAGGCTCCAAAGACATGCTCGAACTTCGAGGCGCGCCTGCCCTTTCCGCTTTCCGTCACGACAAGCTGCTGGCTGCCCTGCGCGCGCGGGTTCCCGAGGTCGAGTCCCTGCACGCTACCTACGTGCATTTCGTCGATCATGATGGTGAGCTGTCCGACGATGAGCGACAGGTCCTCGACCGCCTGCTCGACTATGGCATCCAGAGTGAGGGCGCGAATGATCTTGGCGCCGAGGGGCAGCTGTTTCTGGTGGTGCCGCGAATCGGCACCCAGTCGCCCTGGTCGTCCAAGGCCACCGATATCGTGCATAACTGCGGCCTGGCGAAGATCCGTCGCCTGGAGCGGGGGATCGCCTACCGTGTCGTGCTCAGGGCGCCGATGTCCGAGACCGCCTATTCCACCATCGTGGAGACCCTGCACGACCGCATGACCGAGAACGTGCTGGCCGATGCATCCGATGCCGCCAGGCTCTTTGCCCATCATGAGCCGGCACCGCTGGGTCAGGTGAATGTTCTCGAAGGCGGCCGAGGCGCCCTGGAGGCGGCCAACGGCGAACTGGGACTGGCCCTGGCCGACGACGAGATCGACTACCTGCTGGCCGCTTTCCAGGAGCTGGCGCGCAACCCCACCGACGTCGAGCTGATGATGTTTGCCCAGGCGAACTCCGAGCATTGTCGCCACAAGATATTCAATGCCGACTGGGTGGTGGACGGCAAGGCGCAGCCGCACTCGCTGTTCAAGATGATCAAGAACACCTTCAATGCCTCGCCAAACGACATCCTCTCGGCCTACAGCGACAATGCTGCCGTGATCCGGGGCAGCGAGGCGGGGCGCTTCTTTCCAGCGCCGCTGACCGGCAAGGCTGCCGAGCGTGCCGTCTACGGCGCGCAGCACGAGCCGATTCACATCCTGATGAAGGTGGAAACGCACAACCATCCCACGGCCATCGCGCCCTATCCCGGGGCCGCTACCGGTGCCGGTGGCGAGATCCGTGACGAAGGCGCCACGGGCATCGGTGGCAAGCCCAAGGCGGGTCTCACCGGCTTTACCGTTTCCAACCTGCGCATCCCCGAGTTCGTGCAGCCCTGGGAAGCCTTCGATTACGGCAAGCCGGACCGGATGCAGTCGGCGCTTTCGATCATGCTCGAGGGCCCCATCGGCGGCGCCTCCTTCAACAACGAGTTCGGGCGTCCCAACCTTGCCGGTTACTTCCGCACCTTCGAGCAGGATGCCATGGGCGCCGGGGGCATCGAGCGGAGTGTGGAAGCCAGCATCAACGGCATCGTGATTGCCGACGCCACCGAGGCCGACTGCCCCATTACCTACGCCAATAGCGCCTTCCAGGTCATGACAGGCTACCGGGAGGAGGAGCTGATGGGGCGTAACTGCCGCTTCCTGCAGGGAGAGGAGACGGACCCCGAAACGGTGGCACTGCTGCGCTCTCGGTTGGCCGAGCAGCGTGAATGCCATGTCACGCTGCGGAACTATCGCAAGGATGGCAGCGCCTTCTGGAATGCCCTCTACGTGTCGCCGGTGCCCGATAGCGATGGTCGAGTGACCCACTTTGTCGGCGTGCTGAACGATGTCTCCGAACGCCAGGCTTATGAAGAGCGCCTGGCCCACAGTGCCAGCCACGACACCTTGACGGGCCTGGCCAACCGGGCGCTGCTGGAAGAACGATTGATTCACCATTTCGCCTTGTCGCAGCGCCAAGGTCACACCATGGCCGTCATGTTCGTGGACCTGGACGACTTCAAGCCGATCAATGATAGCCTGGGCCATGCCATAGGAGACCGAGTGCTGGTCGAGGTGGCCAGTCGACTGAGTAGCGTCATGCGCCCTGGCGACACCCTTGGGCGGCTGGGGGGGGACGAGTTCGTGGCATTGCTGCCCGCTACGCCCCATGACGTGCAGGCGCAAATGGCAAAGCGGTTACTCAAGCTCCTGGCAAGACCTTATCGCATCGAGCGCCATGAGCTGCACCTGTCGGCGAGTATCGGTATTGCTGTCAGCAGTGACGCTGTCGAGCAGCCTATGGAGTTGATCCAGCAGGCGGATATGGCAATGTACAGGGCCAAGCAGCAGGGGCGTAATGCCTATCAGTGGTTCACTCACGAAATCACCAGGCGCGTCAATGAGCGGCTGGTGATGCGCAACGAGCTCCAGGACGCCATTGACACGCAGCGGCTCCAGCTGTATTACCAGCCACTCTATGATCCGGCCCACCACATCGTCTCCGTGGAAGCCCTGCTTCGCTGGCCACATCCTGACCGGGGTTTTGTACCACCCAGTGAATTCATCCCCTTGGCGGAAGAGACCGGGCAGATCATGCCCATCAGCCGCTGGGTGCTCGAACGCGCCTGTCTCGACATGCGTCTGCTGGATACGCGAGGACTCGAAGGCCTCAAGGTAGCGGTCAATCTCTCACCCATGCAGTTTCACCGTTCGGGGTTCCTCGAGACACTGAGGGAGACACTGGGGCGCCTATCCTTTCCGGCCAACCGGTTGGAGCTGGAGCTGACCGAAGGCGTACTCCTCAATGATGCGGAGGAGGCTGTCGAGATTCTTCACGCCCTGCGCAGCATGGGGGTCGAGGTTTCCATCGACGATTTTGGCACCGGCTTTTCCAGCCTCAATTACCTCAAGCACTTGCCCATCAGCAAGGTGAAGATTGATCGCAGCTTCGTCAGCGAAGTGATCGACAGTGCGGATGATGCCTCGATCGTGCAAGCCATCATTTCCATGGCTCACCACCTGGGCCTGCTGGTCGTGGCGGAAGGTATCGAAACCGATGAGCAGCATAGCCTGCTGAAGGAGTATGGCTGTGAAATCTTCCAGGGCTTTCTGCTTGCCCGCCCCATGCCGCTGGCTCAGCTTGAGGCGCTCTTGAGAGCCGACAAGCGGACGAAGCCGGTTACCTCCGGAGGCGGCTGAGTTCGGCCTTCCCGCATTGACCTGATCGCACGGGTCAGTAGAATCACGGACACGCTTTTCGTCGCCGGGACGACCCGGTGTACGACCTCTTCATACCGGGGACGACCCCATTCCACCATGGAAGCGAAGCTCATGGCGTGGATCATTCTCGTCGTTGCCGGTCTCCTCGAGGTGGCCTGGGCACTGGGCCTGAAGGCTTCCGAGGGTTTCTCCCGGCCGCTGCCCAGCGTTCTGACCATCATCGCCATGGTTGCCAGTTTCTACCTCCTCGCCCAGGCAATGAAAGTGCTGCCGGTAGGCACCGCCTATGCCATATGGGTGGGCATTGGCGCCGTGGGTACGGTAGTGCTTGGCATACTCCTCTATGGCGACAGCGCGTCACCACTGCGCCTGCTCAGTCTGGTTCTGATCCTGGCGGGGCTGGTGGGGCTGAAGTTGGCCGGATAGGATGCAGTACAATGCACAAAAGTGAGGTATCCATGTCAATGCCGCCGCAAGGCCTACCCTCCGGCGAACTGCTCGACCAGCTGGCGCGGGCTGTGACCGACAACGATGACCTGGAAAGCCTGGTAAGGCCATTACTCGAGCTGCTGCAGGCCGTGACAGAGCTGGAATCCACTTACCTGACCACCATCGATCCGGATGAGCGTTTTCAGCACATCCAGTTTGCCTACAATCCCCATGGACTGACGATTCCCGAAGGTCTTTCGGTGCCCTGGAGCGATACGCTCTGCAAGCGTGCGTTGGATGAAGGGCGTGCGTACACCGACACTGTCGCCGAATGCTGGGCCGATTCGGGTGCGGCCAGGCAACTGGGCCTGGTGACCTACCTCAGTGCCCCGGTCAGGGTGGGTGACAGTGAGCTGTATGGCACGTTATGCGGTGCCAGCGCCTCTCGTGTCGCGGTCACCGCCGAGGCAGAGCGGCTGCTGGGCCTGTTCGCGAACCTGATCGCCCGGCAGATCGAGCGTGATCGACTGCTGCAGAAACTGCGGCAGGAGAACTCGCTGTTCAGCAGCTATGCCCTCACCGACCCCTTGACCGGCATACCCAACCGACGTGCCCTCTACCATGAGCTTTCCCGAAGCCTGGCCAATGCGGCCCGCTATGGGGAGGCACTGTATATCGCCTTCATCG
It contains:
- a CDS encoding EAL domain-containing protein, producing MLELRGAPALSAFRHDKLLAALRARVPEVESLHATYVHFVDHDGELSDDERQVLDRLLDYGIQSEGANDLGAEGQLFLVVPRIGTQSPWSSKATDIVHNCGLAKIRRLERGIAYRVVLRAPMSETAYSTIVETLHDRMTENVLADASDAARLFAHHEPAPLGQVNVLEGGRGALEAANGELGLALADDEIDYLLAAFQELARNPTDVELMMFAQANSEHCRHKIFNADWVVDGKAQPHSLFKMIKNTFNASPNDILSAYSDNAAVIRGSEAGRFFPAPLTGKAAERAVYGAQHEPIHILMKVETHNHPTAIAPYPGAATGAGGEIRDEGATGIGGKPKAGLTGFTVSNLRIPEFVQPWEAFDYGKPDRMQSALSIMLEGPIGGASFNNEFGRPNLAGYFRTFEQDAMGAGGIERSVEASINGIVIADATEADCPITYANSAFQVMTGYREEELMGRNCRFLQGEETDPETVALLRSRLAEQRECHVTLRNYRKDGSAFWNALYVSPVPDSDGRVTHFVGVLNDVSERQAYEERLAHSASHDTLTGLANRALLEERLIHHFALSQRQGHTMAVMFVDLDDFKPINDSLGHAIGDRVLVEVASRLSSVMRPGDTLGRLGGDEFVALLPATPHDVQAQMAKRLLKLLARPYRIERHELHLSASIGIAVSSDAVEQPMELIQQADMAMYRAKQQGRNAYQWFTHEITRRVNERLVMRNELQDAIDTQRLQLYYQPLYDPAHHIVSVEALLRWPHPDRGFVPPSEFIPLAEETGQIMPISRWVLERACLDMRLLDTRGLEGLKVAVNLSPMQFHRSGFLETLRETLGRLSFPANRLELELTEGVLLNDAEEAVEILHALRSMGVEVSIDDFGTGFSSLNYLKHLPISKVKIDRSFVSEVIDSADDASIVQAIISMAHHLGLLVVAEGIETDEQHSLLKEYGCEIFQGFLLARPMPLAQLEALLRADKRTKPVTSGGG
- the mltF gene encoding membrane-bound lytic murein transglycosylase MltF; this encodes MSRQAQYHLRLAALLLGVMLFLLPYRHFTPPDDLLEAVRERDFLSVHTRNTPTTYYEGRHGPTGFEYELMRRFADHLEVSLTLDASHHIMSVIDTVRREGDLGAATLPLDPTLEGLIFSRAMFDLQPVLVYRRGLPPVKSPEGLAGLEIGTIRGSGADQALRELQAEFPELGWRESPEVEVAELLSRVESGNLDAAVVYDHQFRINRIFFPGVERGFPIGEPLSMAWAFPALGGLRLQQEANRFLEQLQHEGVLDDLVERHFGHDDYLEYVGARVFIAHLHERLPDYTALFREAARNTGFDWKLLAALGYQESHWDPEATSPTGVRGLMMLTLPTAGEMGVDDRLDPAQSIDGGARYLRHIKDRLPDSIQGEDRLFMAMAAYNVGLGHLYDARRITEQLYGDPDRWKDVREALPLLQKREWHSQTRHGYARGGEPVIYVRNIRRYYEILTYVDRSQQQYLQLNDLNGEAADDDGLLFDIVPPIR
- the sugE gene encoding quaternary ammonium compound efflux SMR transporter SugE; its protein translation is MAWIILVVAGLLEVAWALGLKASEGFSRPLPSVLTIIAMVASFYLLAQAMKVLPVGTAYAIWVGIGAVGTVVLGILLYGDSASPLRLLSLVLILAGLVGLKLAG
- a CDS encoding sensor domain-containing diguanylate cyclase, with product MSMPPQGLPSGELLDQLARAVTDNDDLESLVRPLLELLQAVTELESTYLTTIDPDERFQHIQFAYNPHGLTIPEGLSVPWSDTLCKRALDEGRAYTDTVAECWADSGAARQLGLVTYLSAPVRVGDSELYGTLCGASASRVAVTAEAERLLGLFANLIARQIERDRLLQKLRQENSLFSSYALTDPLTGIPNRRALYHELSRSLANAARYGEALYIAFIDLDGFKAINDQYGHDAGDRFLISMTSVLTKGLRTGDYLARTGGDEFVFFGLGSRADTADKDEDVLHHRLESLTTGRFDIGYQSIEYPGASVGLIRAGNGERDIDGLLKRADAAMYVVKRARRSRRQF